ttgacggccTGGCAGGGAACGAAGACGAGCTGGTCAACCTCGTGAAACGTCTGGATGAAACATCAACCAGATACGGAATGGAAATCAGTGCTGAAAAAACAAAGCTAATGAGAAACAGCGACGAACCAATCAAATTAAAAATCGTGGTCGGTGGTCAACAACTTGAAAGAAacagtccaacaattcaagtaccttggtgcaaTCATCAGTCAAGAAGGATCCAAACCAGAAGCCCATGCAAGAATCGCGCAAACAATAGCGGCACTAacaaaactgaatccaatctggaaagacaaaaacatcgctgtcaaatccaaattgagactattgcatgccCTAGTCATTTCAATCACAGTCCCTCATCATCACGCTTCCCAAGAAAGGCAACTTACAGCAATGCCAAAACTATAGAACGATTAGCCTCATCAGCCACGCAAGCAAATTGATGTTGAGAGTCCTTCTGAACCGACTGAGACCCCAGGCAGAAGAGATCATTGCCGAAGAACAAGCTGGGTTTAGAAGAGGAAGGAGCACAACGGAACAGATTTTCAATCTTCGAGTTCTGTGTGAGAAGTACAGCCAACACCAGCAAGACATCTTCAACGTGTTCATTGACTACAAAAGGGCATTTGATCGCGTATGGCATGATGCCCTCTGTGCCACAATGAACAGGTATAACATGGGACAAAAACTGATACAGACGATCCAACAGGTGTACAATAAAGCAACCAGCGCGGTCCTTGCCCAAGGCAAAATAGGCGAATGGTTCCACACTTCAGTAGGTGTGAGCCAAGGCTGCCTTCTGTCAC
The nucleotide sequence above comes from Palaemon carinicauda isolate YSFRI2023 chromosome 2, ASM3689809v2, whole genome shotgun sequence. Encoded proteins:
- the LOC137621658 gene encoding uncharacterized protein, which encodes MLRVLLNRLRPQAEEIIAEEQAGFRRGRSTTEQIFNLRVLCEKYSQHQQDIFNVFIDYKRAFDRVWHDALCATMNRYNMGQKLIQTIQQVYNKATSAVLAQGKIGEWFHTSVGVSQGCLLSPTLFNIFLEQIMTDALEDHSLIITLPKKGNLQ